In Miscanthus floridulus cultivar M001 unplaced genomic scaffold, ASM1932011v1 os_2652_1_2, whole genome shotgun sequence, a single window of DNA contains:
- the LOC136535282 gene encoding putative pentatricopeptide repeat-containing protein At5g59900 — protein MPLPPRRPLAGHSNATPATSDSGMVKLLADILHHTAPSTWPSALAAPLLRQRLAPAHVSSLLVLPASLRRPDLSHRFLLLLPSHLVAPVSLSLLALSFLSSFPSSPASSPHAASLLLSLASSTPSASSSFSSLSHANALATFRPGAATAAVTLLASSYLRLRRARDAADVLRLSLSSGIAMKQYTASQILFALIKIRQFALARDLFDEMLQYKFPLDEYVYTAGIRAYCEIRNLDCARGLLARMESKGVKGSAVPYNVLMYGLCRNNRVLEAVEVKNSMVGRGIVADEVTYRTLVYGFCRTEELERALEMTDDMLSLHFVPSEASCSFMLDGLRKRGHVDEAFRLACNLGELGMVPNLFVCNALIDKLCKDGRFREVERLFRGMANRGLEPNEVTYAILIHSLCKRGMMDDALCMFDRMREKGIRVTVYPYNSLINGYCQHDDFHQARGLLSEMVEKGLTPSAASYSPLIAGLCRKRDLVSAMELHREMARNDVSGNIYTFTALISGFCKDKNMDEAARLFDKMIDSSVVPNEVTFNVMIEGYCRVGNVRKAFQLYDQMVDRGLTPDNYTYRSLISVLCLTLGAMKAKEFVDDLENNCAVLNSFSLTALMHGFCKEGRLTETYHVWDEMRARGVKLDLISFTVIVYAALKLHDREKISVLFREMKEKGVKPDNVFHTCMIDVHSKEENIVQALNCWDKMIADGCSPNVVTYTVLINHLCKSGYLSSAEILCKEMLAERFLPNSFTYNCFLDYLANEGELEKAKVLHTAMLEGCLANTVTFNTLIKGFCKAVQIQGAIDLMQTNTESGFFPDCISYSTIINELCKVGDTNKAFELWNEMLYKGLKPDIVAYNILIRWCNIHGEFDKGLGIYSDMVKNGVQPNWGTYRALFLGASLMTTKGKTLLLTT, from the coding sequence ATGCCTCTTCCGCCGCGCCGGCCCCTCGCGGGCCACTCTAATGCCACTCCCGCCACCTCAGATTCCGGCATGGTGAAGCTCCTCGCCGACATCCTCCACCACACCGCGCCGTCCACCTGGCcgtccgccctcgccgcgccgctGCTCCGCCAACGCCTCGCCCCCGCGCACGTCTCTTCCCTCCTCGTCCTCCCGGCCTCTCTCCGCCGGCCCGACCTTTCCCACCGGTTTCTCCTCCTGTTGCCTTCCCACCTCGTCGCCCCGGTCTCACTCTCCCTGCTCGccctctccttcctctcctcGTTCCCTTCGTCCCCGGCATCCTCCCCGCACGCCGCCTCCCTGCTCCTCTCCCTCGCGTCATCCACCCCGTCCGCGTCCTCCTCATTTTCGTCTCTCTCACACGCTAACGCACTCGCCACCTTCCGACctggcgccgccaccgccgccgtcacgCTTCTTGCCTCCTCGTACCTCCGGCTCCGCCGCGCCCGCGACGCTGCCGACGTCCTCCGCCTATCCCTCTCATCTGGCATTGCGATGAAGCAATACACCGCTTCGCAGATACTATTTGCTCTCATTAAGATCCGGCAGTTTGCTCTTGCCCGCGACCTGTTCGATGAAATGCTTCAATACAAATTTCCCTTGGACGAGTATGTTTACACGGCCGGAATTCGGGCCTACTGTGAGATAAGGAATTTGGATTGCGCAAGGGGACTGTTGGCGAGGATGGAAAGCAAGGGTGTCAAGGGCAGTGCTGTGCCATACAATGTGTTGATGTATGGTCTCTGTAGAAACAATCGTGTTCTTGAGGCAGTGGAGGTGAAGAACAGCATGGTGGGGAGAGGAATTGTCGCTGATGAAGTTACGTACCGGACTCTAGTTTATGGGTTTTGTCGGACTGAGGAACTTGAAAGGGCATTGGAAATGACTGATGACATGCTTAGTCTGCACTTTGTGCCATCAGAGGCCAGTTGCTCGTTTATGCTTGATGGGCTACGAAAGAGAGGGCACGTCGACGAGGCATTCAGGTTAGCTTGTAACTTGGGTGAGTTGGGCATGGTACCAAACCTGTTTGTGTGTAATGCATTGATTGATAAACTGTGCAAGGATGGAAGATTTAGGGAGGTAGAAAGGCTCTTCAGAGGGATGGCAAACAGGGGTCTAGAGCCAAATGAGGTGACCTATGCTATACTGATACATTCCCTGTGTAAGAGGGGAATGATGGATGACGCACTTTGCATGTTTGATAGGATGAGGGAGAAGGGAATCAGAGTGACAGTTTATCCATACAATTCTTTAATTAATGGTTACTGCCAACATGACGACTTTCACCAGGCAAGAGGTCTTCTAAGCGAGATGGTTGAGAAGGGATTGACACCAAGTGCGGCATCATATTCCCCCCTTATAGCTGGTTTATGTCGGAAAAGGGATCTGGTCAGTGCAATGGAGCTCCATAGGGAGATGGCTAGGAATGATGTTTCAGGGAATATATATACATTTACAGCGCTTATCAGTGGTTTCTGCAAGGACAAAAATATGGATGAAGCAGCTAGGTTGTTTGATAAGATGATAGACAGTTCTGTAGTACCAAATGAAGTGACTTTTAATGTTATGATTGAAGGGTATTGCCGTGTAGGCAATGTTAGGAAGGCATTCCAGTTATATGATCAGATGGTAGATAGGGGCCTAACACCTGACAATTACACTTACAGGTCACTGATAAGTGTACTTTGTTTGACACTAGGTGCCATGAAAGCTAAGGAATTTGTTGATGATCTAGAAAACAACTGTGCTGTGCTAAATAGTTTTAGCCTTACAGCACTTATGCATGGATTCTGCAAAGAAGGAAGGTTAACTGAAACGTACCATGTTTGGGATGAGATGAGAGCGCGGGGAGTCAAGCTTGATCTTATCAGTTTTACTGTAATTGTATATGCAGCTCTGAAACTGCATGACAGGGAGAAAATAAGTGTGTTATTTAGGGAAATGAAAGAAAAAGGTGTGAAGCCAGACAATGTGTTCCATACATGCATGATTGATGTGCACTCAAAGGAAGAAAATATAGTTCAAGCTTTAAACTGCTGGGATAAGATGATAGCTGACGGATGCTCTCCAAATGTTGTCACATATACGGTTTTAATTAATCATCTATGCAAGTCTGGGTATTTGAGTAGCGCAGAGATCCTTTGTAAAGAAATGTTAGCTGAGCGCTTCCTTCCTAATAGTTTTACTTATAATTGCTTTCTTGATTATCTGGCAAATGAAGGAGAGCTGGAAAAGGCTAAAGTTCTACACACAGCCATGCTTGAAGGCTGTTTAGCTAACACAGTGACATTTAACACATTGATCAAAGGGTTCTGTAAGGCTGTGCAGATCCAAGGGGCAATTGACCTTATGCAGACAAATACTGAGAGTGGTTTCTTTCCTGATTGCATCAGCTATTCTACAATAATAAATGAGCTCTGTAAGGTTGGTGACACCAATAAAGCATTTGAGCTTTGGAATGAAATGTTATACAAGGGACTGAAACCCGATATTGTGGCATACAATATTTTGATTCGCTGGTGCAATATTCATGGCGAATTTGATAAGGGCTTAGGAATTTACAGTGATATGGTTAAAAATGGTGTGCAACCAAACTGGGGCACATATAGAGCTCTTTTCTTAggagcttctttgatgaccacaaAGGGAAAAACTTTACTATTGACCACATGA
- the LOC136535285 gene encoding aspartate--tRNA ligase, chloroplastic/mitochondrial-like isoform X2, protein MASSLLRASPFSLLSRLKPRPSALHLRRLLPLSTTSTSASVPAPQLRTLASAAATDAAATPPEEAAAPAAAGAKVERLQPLQWPPRDALCGELGAGDAGRRVRLCGWVALRRAHAGLTFLTLRDRSGMVQVTTLPEYPEVYNIVNKLRVESVVAVEGVIRPRPVDAINADMKTGAIEVAADHVLVLNSVTRSLPFPVTTADTVKEKFPEEIRLSLLKKLYCSHVDC, encoded by the exons ATGGCTTCCTCCCTCCTCCGcgcctcgcccttctccctcctctcccgtCTAAAGCCCAGGCCATCCGCCTTGcacctccgccgcctcctcccgctctccaccacctccacctcggCCTCTGTCCCCGCGCCCCAGCTCCGAACCCTAGCGTCCGCGGCGGCCACCGATGCGGCTGCGACCCCGCCGGAGGAAGCGGCGGCGCCCGCCGCGGCGGGTGCGAAGGTAGAGAGGCTGCAGCCGCTGCAGTGGCCGCCGAGGGATGCGCTGTGCGGAGAGCTCGGCGCCGGGGACGCCGGGCGCAGGGTAAGGCTATGCGGCTGGGTTGCGCTACGCCGCGCGCACGCCGGGCTCACCTTCCTCACCCTTCGAGACCGCTCCGGCATGGTGCAG GTGACAACGTTGCCAGAGTACCCAGAGGTTTACAACATAGTAAACAAGCTGAGAGTGGAGTCAGTGGTTGCTGTTGAGGGGGTGATCCGGCCACGCCCGGTGGATGCCATCAATGCAGATATGAAGACCGGAGCTATAGAG GTTGCGGCAGATCATGTTTTAGTGCTGAACTCAGTAACTCGTTCACTGCCGTTTCCAGTTACAACTGCTGATACTGTAAAAGAGAAGTTTCCAGAAGAAATTAGATTGAG TTTGTTAAAGAAATTATATTGCTCTCATGTTGACTGCTAA
- the LOC136535285 gene encoding aspartate--tRNA ligase, chloroplastic/mitochondrial-like isoform X1 produces MASSLLRASPFSLLSRLKPRPSALHLRRLLPLSTTSTSASVPAPQLRTLASAAATDAAATPPEEAAAPAAAGAKVERLQPLQWPPRDALCGELGAGDAGRRVRLCGWVALRRAHAGLTFLTLRDRSGMVQVTTLPEYPEVYNIVNKLRVESVVAVEGVIRPRPVDAINADMKTGAIEVAADHVLVLNSVTRSLPFPVTTADTVKEKFPEEIRLRFRVLDLRCPQMQSNLRLRHNVVKLIRRYLEDVHEFVEVD; encoded by the exons ATGGCTTCCTCCCTCCTCCGcgcctcgcccttctccctcctctcccgtCTAAAGCCCAGGCCATCCGCCTTGcacctccgccgcctcctcccgctctccaccacctccacctcggCCTCTGTCCCCGCGCCCCAGCTCCGAACCCTAGCGTCCGCGGCGGCCACCGATGCGGCTGCGACCCCGCCGGAGGAAGCGGCGGCGCCCGCCGCGGCGGGTGCGAAGGTAGAGAGGCTGCAGCCGCTGCAGTGGCCGCCGAGGGATGCGCTGTGCGGAGAGCTCGGCGCCGGGGACGCCGGGCGCAGGGTAAGGCTATGCGGCTGGGTTGCGCTACGCCGCGCGCACGCCGGGCTCACCTTCCTCACCCTTCGAGACCGCTCCGGCATGGTGCAG GTGACAACGTTGCCAGAGTACCCAGAGGTTTACAACATAGTAAACAAGCTGAGAGTGGAGTCAGTGGTTGCTGTTGAGGGGGTGATCCGGCCACGCCCGGTGGATGCCATCAATGCAGATATGAAGACCGGAGCTATAGAG GTTGCGGCAGATCATGTTTTAGTGCTGAACTCAGTAACTCGTTCACTGCCGTTTCCAGTTACAACTGCTGATACTGTAAAAGAGAAGTTTCCAGAAGAAATTAGATTGAG GTTTAGAGTGTTGGATTTGCGTTGTCCTCAAATGCAGTCAAACTTGCGGTTGCGCCATAATGTGGTTAAACTCATACGCCGTTACTTGGAGGATGTACATGAATTTGTTGAG GTAGATTGA